A single window of Plectropomus leopardus isolate mb chromosome 12, YSFRI_Pleo_2.0, whole genome shotgun sequence DNA harbors:
- the ncstn gene encoding nicastrin, which translates to MDLLSNKWVVNLLVCWLFIGVSCNSVEKKIYVHLNNTVPCVRLLNATHQIGCQSHLSGNVGVLHVLESEENLDWVLRTGPNPPYVVILESLLFTRSIMMKLKNGSGRVAGVAVVAPNTNPLEGFSPHTTCPNENTGVYTDSYDPTMAHCNVTVWNPLGNGLSYEEYDFPIFSLKDDNDTQVIRQCYMDHNRAVNGSNPQYPLCAMQLYSHMSAVTDTATCMRRNDINFSISPEMVCDPLGDYNVWGSTRPINTTAKGHKMWESVVIAAARLDSRSFFFEVAPGVESGVSGFVTLLAAAHALRNATQEAPPNRTIFYTFFQGETFDYIGSSRMVYDMENSNFAVDLDNVHSVLEIGQVGLRADSRLWLHSDPVSRKNSSVNEEVRKLIENLQLAATNLSVSVSEPSFSQPLPPSSFQRFLRVRPFPGIVIEDHQSAFTNRFYESMYDNAEYLNISYPPNLSPEEQLDHLTDTAKALTEVATTVARALYVQAGGAQTQLSSINADPQIVTRMLYGFLVRSNNSWFQQLVPSDLNSHLTDKPTNFYVGVTQQSSVPTLLVQHLLANLTGITVNISKENCQNQRMDENDKESKHMYSYMWVQGAAPLNSTKREGYCVRSTVRLTKALSPAFDLREFTSKDYSTWTESRWKSIKGRIFLVASHELEMLTLGVGVGVLLTSLLLTYIMSSKADILFSSGREPANATY; encoded by the exons GTGTCAGCTGTAATTCAGTGGAAAAGAAGATCTATGTGCATCTCAATAACACTGTGCCGTGTGTGCGACTGCTCAATGCAACACATCAAATAGGCTGCCAGT CCCATTTGTCAGGTAATGTTGGCGTGCTCCACGTGCTCGAGTCAGAGGAAAACTTGGACTGGGTCCTGCGTACTGGACCCAATCCTCCTTATGTGGTTATCCTGGAGTCACTGCTCTTTACCAG GTCCATCATGATGAAGTTGAAGAACGGCTCCGGCAGGGTGGCTGGCGTCGCTGTCGTGGCGCCAAACACGAACCCGCTCGAGGGCTTCTCTCCACACACCACCTGCCCCAACGAGAACACAG GCGTGTATACAGACAGCTACGATCCAACCATGGCACACTGTAACGTGACTGTGTGGAACCCTTTGGGAAACGGTCTGTCCTATGAGGAGTACGACTTCCCCATCTTCTCTCTGAAAGACGACAATGACACCCAGGTCATACGGCAG TGTTACATGGACCACAACCGCGCTGTGAACGGCAGCAATCCTCAGTACCCGCTGTGTGCCATGCAGCTGTACTCTCACATGTCCGCCGTCACCGATACAGCCACCTGCATGAGGAGAAACGACATTAACTTTAGCATCAGCCCAG AGATGGTTTGTGATCCACTGGGGGACTATAATGTTTGGGGCTCCACCAGGCCCATCAACACAACAGCCAAGGGCCACAAGATGTGGGAGAGTGTGGTCATAGCAGCAGCCAGG TTGGACAGCAGGTCCTTTTTCTTTGAAGTTGCTCCAGGAGTGGAGAGTGGAGTCTCTGGGTTTGTCACTCTGCTGGCAGCTGCTCACGCTCTGCGAAATGCCACCCAGGAGGCCCCACCCAACCGCACCATCTTCTATACCTTCTTTCAAGGG GAAACCTTTGACTACATTGGCAGTTCGAGGATGGTGTATGATATGGAGAACAGCAACTTTGCGGTGGACCTGGACAATGTTCACTCAGTGCTGGAGATAGGACAG GTGGGACTTCGCGCTGACTCCAGGTTGTGGCTTCACTCTGATCCTGTATCGAGGAAGAACAGCAGTGTCAATGAAGAG GTGAGGAAGCTCATTGAAAACTTGCAGTTGGCTGCCACAAATTTAAGCGTCTCAGTGAGCGAGCCCAGTTTCTCTCAGCCGCTCCCGCCCTCGTCTTTCCAACGTTTCCTGCGAGTTCGCCCATTCCCCGGTATTGTAATCGAGGATCATCAGTCTGCTTTCACCAACAG gttCTATGAGAGTATGTACGATAATGCAGAATACCTGAACATATCGTACCCACCAAATCTGTCTCCGGAGGAGCAGCTAGATCATCTCACTGACACTGCAAAG GCTCTGACTGAGGTGGCCACCACAGTGGCCCGCGCTCTGTACGTGCAGGCAGGAGGAGCTCAAACCCAGCTGAGCAGCATCAACGCAGACCCTCAAATA GTGACTCGGATGCTGTACGGTTTCCTTGTTAGGTCAAATAACTCCTGGTTCCAACAACTCGTCCCCTCTGACCTCAACAGCCATCTGA CTGACAAGCCCACAAACTTCTACGTTGGTGTGACTCAGCAATCCAGCGTACCGACCCTTCTGGTCCAGCACCTGCTGGCCAACCTGACCGGCATCACCGTCAACATCAGCAAGGAAAACTGCCAGAACCAGAGAATGGATGAGAACGACAAGGAGAGCAAACAT ATGTACTCGTACATGTGGGTTCAAGGCGCGGCGCCTCTCAACAGCACAAAGAGGGAGGGTTACTGCGTACGCTCCACGGTTCGTCTCACCAAAGCGCTGTCCCCAGCCTTCGACCTGCGGGAGTTCACCTCCAAAGATTATTCAACATGGACAGAGTCCCGGTGGAAGTCCATCAAAGGACGCATATTCCTGGTGGCGAGTCACGAACTGGAG ATGTTGACGCTGGGCGTGGGTGTCGGCGTGCTGCTAACATCCCTGCTGCTGACGTACATCATGAGTTCAAAGGCCGACATACTCTTCAGCTCAGGGCGGGAGCCCGCCAATGCCACCTACTGA